From a region of the Bacteroidota bacterium genome:
- the pth gene encoding aminoacyl-tRNA hydrolase, which yields MYFIIGLGNPGPEYEGTRHNVGFRVIDTLCERLNTKLFAGRGEYFISFTTYQGKKVGLVKPITYMNNSGLAIVDLIERFKAVPENILVVCDDFEIPLGTLRLRQRGNDGGHNGLFSIIHHIQKQNFPRLRCGIAGVTMPRVKTEKAQYVLSTFEENEKPIVDEMITKARNASLTFLSDGIASAMNKYNTKKTE from the coding sequence GTGTATTTCATTATAGGATTAGGAAATCCTGGCCCAGAATACGAAGGTACTCGACATAATGTTGGTTTCCGCGTTATTGATACTTTATGCGAGAGGTTGAACACAAAACTATTCGCAGGACGTGGTGAGTATTTCATCAGTTTTACTACCTATCAAGGAAAAAAAGTAGGATTAGTAAAACCGATTACTTACATGAACAACAGCGGTTTGGCAATCGTTGATTTAATTGAACGATTCAAAGCAGTTCCTGAAAATATTTTGGTAGTGTGCGATGACTTTGAAATTCCACTCGGAACACTCCGTTTGAGACAAAGGGGAAACGACGGTGGACACAATGGGTTGTTTTCAATAATTCATCATATCCAAAAGCAAAACTTTCCACGTTTACGATGTGGAATCGCTGGAGTTACTATGCCTCGTGTAAAAACAGAAAAAGCGCAATATGTGCTTTCCACTTTCGAAGAAAATGAAAAACCGATTGTTGACGAAATGATTACGAAGGCACGGAATGCGTCGCTCACATTTTTGAGCGATGGCATCGCTTCTGCTATGAACAAATATAACACAAAAAAAACGGAGTAA
- a CDS encoding 50S ribosomal protein L25, which produces MAEVILHAELRELKGKKPGALRREGKIPGIYYIHGENNLTVALPEKSLLKLIHSSETNLINLKLSDGTEKRCILKDVQLDPVTEKPLHVDLQGVRADEKLTLDIPVVIIGGIPKGVREGGILQHIIHKVKISCLPEHIPQHIAINAEELLINQSVHIKDLKVENFVVLDNENNTIIAILPPLVEKVVAEVAVEAAAEPEVVGKGKKAAEGEEEAAD; this is translated from the coding sequence ATGGCAGAAGTAATTTTACATGCTGAATTAAGGGAATTAAAGGGAAAAAAACCCGGTGCACTACGACGTGAAGGAAAAATTCCAGGAATTTATTACATACACGGCGAGAATAATTTAACAGTTGCCCTACCGGAAAAAAGTCTTTTGAAACTTATACATTCATCAGAGACAAACCTAATCAATCTTAAATTAAGTGATGGCACTGAAAAGCGATGCATCCTTAAAGATGTACAGCTTGACCCTGTAACCGAAAAACCACTCCACGTGGATTTGCAGGGAGTTAGAGCTGATGAAAAATTAACATTGGATATTCCGGTCGTCATTATCGGAGGAATCCCCAAAGGTGTTCGCGAAGGTGGAATTTTACAACATATTATACATAAAGTAAAAATTTCTTGTTTACCAGAACACATTCCTCAACACATCGCAATAAACGCTGAAGAACTTCTGATCAATCAGTCGGTTCACATAAAAGATCTGAAAGTGGAAAATTTTGTGGTTCTTGATAATGAAAATAACACCATCATTGCCATCCTTCCACCACTTGTTGAAAAAGTAGTTGCCGAGGTCGCAGTAGAAGCAGCTGCAGAACCAGAAGTAGTTGGCAAAGGTAAAAAAGCAGCCGAGGGTGAAGAAGAAGCTGCTGATTAA
- a CDS encoding ribose-phosphate pyrophosphokinase, protein MPDLQLFSGRSNPQLARAISKRLGIPLGKCQIVNFSDGEIWVKYTENIRGSDVFIIQSTNPPSDNLMELLIMLDAAKRASAKRVTVVIPYFGYARQDRKDQPRVSITAKLVANLLTTAGADRVITMDLHAAQIQGFFDIPVDHLYSSAIFAPYFKQHKIPNLAVVSPDVGSIKLARSYAKRLDAELILIDKRRPKANQVEVMNIIGTAVNRNILIVDDLIDTGGTFINAVRALKEAGAKDIYGACTHPILSGDAAKKIQESEIKRLYITNSVAFTQNSTKLDKIQCLSADRLFAEAIKRCYKNQSISSLFDIYKG, encoded by the coding sequence ATGCCGGATCTTCAATTATTTTCAGGTAGATCGAATCCGCAGTTAGCTCGGGCAATCAGCAAGAGGCTCGGCATTCCTTTAGGGAAATGTCAGATTGTAAATTTCAGTGATGGCGAAATTTGGGTCAAATATACTGAAAATATACGTGGGTCAGATGTTTTTATTATTCAATCGACAAATCCACCATCAGACAATTTGATGGAATTGTTGATAATGTTAGATGCCGCAAAGAGAGCTTCTGCAAAAAGAGTTACAGTAGTTATTCCTTATTTTGGGTATGCTCGACAGGACAGGAAAGATCAACCTCGAGTATCTATCACAGCAAAGCTCGTAGCAAATTTACTAACTACAGCAGGCGCCGATCGTGTAATCACTATGGATTTACATGCTGCTCAAATACAAGGTTTTTTTGATATCCCCGTTGATCACTTGTATTCATCGGCAATATTTGCACCGTACTTTAAGCAACATAAAATTCCAAACTTGGCGGTAGTTTCGCCCGATGTTGGAAGTATAAAATTAGCCCGTTCGTATGCCAAACGTTTAGACGCTGAACTCATACTGATTGACAAACGTAGGCCTAAAGCGAATCAAGTTGAAGTCATGAATATTATCGGGACTGCTGTAAATCGAAATATTCTGATTGTAGATGATCTAATAGATACCGGTGGAACGTTTATTAATGCAGTACGAGCATTAAAAGAAGCTGGTGCAAAAGATATTTATGGCGCTTGCACTCATCCGATATTATCGGGTGATGCAGCAAAGAAAATTCAAGAATCGGAAATTAAAAGATTATATATTACAAATTCAGTCGCTTTTACACAAAATTCCACGAAATTGGATAAAATTCAATGCTTATCTGCTGATCGTTTATTTGCAGAAGCAATAAAACGATGTTATAAAAATCAGTCGATAAGCTCGTTATTTGATATTTACAAAGGATAA
- a CDS encoding prolyl oligopeptidase family serine peptidase has protein sequence MAFKDWGYFPYIGEKLAQANYCSIVLNYSHNGVEERRNRITNLEMFAANTVSLELVDIRNVIDSITDGNLEEFCIDTENIFLLGHSRGGANALLIASSDNRIKKLVTWASIAYYDRWTAHQKNNWRQSGFLSLSKETESHPIRMKIDYLEDLEKNKDKFDLYKAASRINIPWLIVHGTEDLIAKISEAEKLFDLSADAQTQLVKIPKVGHLFGTEVPTNENNNSLNNILQLTINWLHNISRR, from the coding sequence ATGGCTTTTAAAGATTGGGGATATTTTCCTTACATCGGCGAAAAATTGGCGCAGGCAAATTATTGTTCGATTGTTCTGAATTATTCCCATAATGGTGTTGAAGAACGACGGAATCGTATAACGAACCTCGAAATGTTTGCTGCCAACACTGTTTCGCTGGAGCTAGTCGACATTCGGAATGTGATAGATTCAATTACTGATGGCAATTTGGAAGAGTTTTGTATCGACACGGAGAATATTTTTTTATTAGGTCATTCACGTGGTGGCGCTAATGCCTTGTTAATAGCTTCATCGGATAATAGAATTAAAAAGTTGGTAACTTGGGCAAGTATAGCTTATTACGATCGTTGGACAGCGCATCAAAAGAACAATTGGCGACAGTCAGGATTTTTATCGCTCTCGAAAGAAACTGAATCGCATCCGATTCGAATGAAAATCGATTATCTTGAAGACCTCGAAAAAAATAAAGACAAATTTGATTTGTATAAAGCAGCAAGTCGAATAAATATTCCTTGGCTAATCGTCCATGGCACAGAAGATCTGATCGCCAAAATTTCGGAAGCCGAAAAGTTATTTGATTTATCAGCAGACGCACAAACACAACTTGTTAAAATTCCAAAAGTAGGACACCTTTTTGGCACCGAGGTACCTACTAATGAAAATAATAATTCACTAAATAATATTTTACAATTGACTATTAACTGGTTACATAATATATCAAGGAGATAA
- a CDS encoding biotin transporter BioY, with protein MQISKSLTIQPHFILRYGLTVQAMLVFAFVALTAVGAWVEIPTQPVPFTLQTFFVLLSGVVLGARNAFFSQLIYLSLGVMGLPLFAGFSFGFAKLIGPTGGYLLSFPIAAFVTGYLVTLNGKYVWTIISVTVGMLLIFSFGTVYLNFVFLNDIAKSLMSGFLIFSLWDAIKIFAVASIYHQLRK; from the coding sequence ATGCAAATTTCAAAATCATTAACTATTCAACCTCATTTCATTTTACGATACGGTTTAACCGTTCAAGCCATGTTGGTTTTCGCATTCGTGGCGCTAACTGCAGTTGGAGCGTGGGTCGAAATTCCCACTCAACCTGTTCCATTTACACTTCAAACATTTTTTGTTCTGCTTTCGGGTGTTGTACTTGGCGCTCGGAACGCATTTTTCAGTCAGCTAATTTATTTATCTCTCGGTGTAATGGGATTGCCTTTGTTTGCCGGTTTTAGTTTTGGTTTTGCTAAATTAATCGGACCTACCGGTGGATATCTGTTGAGTTTTCCGATCGCAGCTTTTGTTACAGGATATTTAGTTACACTAAATGGCAAGTATGTGTGGACAATTATTTCCGTTACAGTAGGTATGTTATTAATTTTCAGTTTCGGAACTGTTTACTTAAACTTTGTATTTTTAAACGATATTGCTAAATCGTTGATGAGTGGTTTCTTAATTTTTTCATTGTGGGATGCCATTAAAATTTTTGCTGTCGCTTCAATATATCATCAATTAAGGAAATAA